The Moorena producens PAL-8-15-08-1 genomic interval ATATCCCCAAGTTGAGCAAGTTGTTAGTGAGCTGGCGACCCATCAAAAACTCTGCTGACAGGTAATATACCGTCTTAGTATTTTTTCGAGTATAGGTTTCTAAGGTTTTAATCCACCGCTGAAGTAGCCGGTCTCTTACCGTATAAGCCAGAGCCATATAGTAATCGTAGGGTGTAGCCAAAAACTGATTTTTGCCCTGGATATAATAAAGATTATCAGCAAAGGCTCGCTTAAGGGTTTCCACCGACATACCTGTGCGGTCATCTTCTACCTTAACCTTAATTTGTTGTGTGAGGTTGGTAGGTTCCTTCATAGTATGGCTCATCCTGACCAAAAACTTGTCATTCTATTATGAATTCTGATACATTTATGCGCTACAAAGCGATATATTATCGTCTTGTACGACAAGAGCATCACTATATAAAGTGAAGGAGGTATCCCTCAAAGCTTTAAGCAAAATGCCTAAAGCACCGTTAAAATCACGATTGATTTCATGTCCACATTCTGGACATTTAAACAGTTTATTCCCACCCAGTTTTGGGTGAATATGGCCACATCTTGTACAAGTTTTGCTGGTAAATTCTTCTGTCACATCAATTACCTGACAGCCACTTAACTCAGCTTTATTTTTTAATACCTGTTTAAACCTATAATGTGACCAACTTAACATTTGTCTTGCCGTTTTACTTCTTATTTTTCGTTTTTTCTTTTTTGTCATCTTGCTTGTTTCAAAAGTGGGCAATAAGATGTATGAATAATTTTTACTCAACCAAGAAGCCGCCTGACGATGACATTCATCAATTAGGTTTCTAATTCTTTTTCGACTTCTTGCTGCCGCTTTTCTCATCTTTTGTCTTTGCCTTTTCGATTTGGATTTACCAATTTTACTCATTAGCCGATCCAGATGTTGGCATAATCTTGTTATTTTTCCTATATCCCCAACTCCAATTTCAAAAAATGATTGGCCATCAAATCCTGTCATAAAAGTTCTCACTCCCGGATCTATTGCAATTATTCCATCTACATTATTAGTCTTTAGTTTTACTTCTTCTAAAAAAACCGCAAACCAATCCCCACACTTAGTTTTTATTATTCGTGTAGCATAAGCACTGCTGATCGGTATGGGTTCGCTACTTTGAAAATCTTTTCCTTGTCTTGATGCAGTCGCTCATGGGGGAAACCCCCAAGACCGCGCTGCATCGCTTGGTTAATCTTGAATACCATTTACCCTTGGTGTAGTTGCTATTGTTAAATTTAAGTGTTTGCCTGGGAGCATGACAACTTCTAAATTTACAGTTTTTACTGAATGAGTAAGCCTGATGCGCATCAAATATTGCATTCTGTCTTATATGGCAAGGAGTTGCTTTCACCCATTCATGTAACTCTGATTGCATGATGATATTGCGTAATTTTTGCTTACCAACTTTGCCATGTTTTTTTTGATAAGCAATGGCTTTATTAAAACAATATCTACAAGCTGCTACCCATTTATTCCACTCTTTTTTTAGATCTGAGCTTGGATAAATTTTGATATTCCTCGACCTCAGTTTTATATTTCCTGAGTCCATATACTCGGCTACTGAAGCAGTGTAGGATGGCGATGATGTCTTCAAGCATTTCTGATTCTGGAGACAAGTTTTTCTCGTTGAGAACCAGGATTGTGCAGTTAAATTGCTCACAAAACCATTGATAGAAGTCGAAACCGAATTTTGCCAATCTGTCTTTGTGTGCGATAATAATTCTTGGGAGATTTCCTTGCATGACTCTCCCCAATAAGGCTGTAACTTTTTTTCTTTTGAAGTTAAGGCCTTCTCCGATTTCCCTATAGGTGCGCTTTCCGTGATGGCGTTCGCGTAGCGTGACCTACGGTCAAGGGATTGCTCGCCATCACGGGTCGCACCTGATGATTTCTGCTGTCGGGTACAAGTTACTGATGGCGGCAATTTTTCTATTAAGGTCAGATCGTTGATTTTTGGAACTAACTCTGGCGTAGATAACTGTGGCTCGGTCTTTTTCGATTCCAACAGTGTAGGATTCAACCTCATATCTTTTTTGTCCAGAGGGGGGATGGCTTTGATTTTACCTTCCTTCATTGTGCCATCGCACAAGAGTTCTGACATGAACTTCGAGTTTTTATGCTGCCTCAGAGGGCTTGACATATTTGGCTATTTTAATAACCTCAAACGCTTCTAAGCCATTATAACTTAATATATCCCTTGATGACGCAAATCTTAGATTTAGTTCTGCTCTTTTATCATAGAGTAAGCATGGACATTGCTCCTTGGTAAATTATCATTCTCTGTAGTAAAATCACCAATTTGTAACACACAGTTCCTACTTGAGTTGAGTGTCCTGCAAAGACTTGATCACAAACAGATTCAATGGATCTTGACTCATCTCTTTGACATAGGACTCACTGAGATAGGAAGCATATTGGGGTTGTGCAAGCAATATAGGTTTTGAAAAAAGCGGTATTAAGTGCCATCAGGTAAGGACGAGGGATAGCAGGATCTGGCCCAATCAATTCAGGTGGAACCGGTAAGACACCCTCTCCTGCCCCACCCAGGTAGGAAAAGTGAGTACCTCCTTCTGTCACCGACTACTCCGATTAACCCCAAGGGCGTACGTATTTGACCCAATTGACAACTGCAAGTAAGCTATAAGCATTCAGCTATAAGCT includes:
- a CDS encoding helix-turn-helix domain-containing protein, with translation MDSGNIKLRSRNIKIYPSSDLKKEWNKWVAACRYCFNKAIAYQKKHGKVGKQKLRNIIMQSELHEWVKATPCHIRQNAIFDAHQAYSFSKNCKFRSCHAPRQTLKFNNSNYTKGKWYSRLTKRCSAVLGVSPMSDCIKTRKRFSK
- a CDS encoding transposase, encoding MPISSAYATRIIKTKCGDWFAVFLEEVKLKTNNVDGIIAIDPGVRTFMTGFDGQSFFEIGVGDIGKITRLCQHLDRLMSKIGKSKSKRQRQKMRKAAARSRKRIRNLIDECHRQAASWLSKNYSYILLPTFETSKMTKKKKRKIRSKTARQMLSWSHYRFKQVLKNKAELSGCQVIDVTEEFTSKTCTRCGHIHPKLGGNKLFKCPECGHEINRDFNGALGILLKALRDTSFTLYSDALVVQDDNISLCSA